A window of the Haloarcula litorea genome harbors these coding sequences:
- a CDS encoding alginate lyase family protein, giving the protein MTDDDRSRRLTRRALLHAGAGTAVALAGCSWFSDDDREPPPVTETPETPPTTDGRGTRTRSPTEPASRFDGHYVFVSDEQLRGIRERLAAEAEPWHSGYGSLYGSAEAALSMDPRSIVDDGAPRWDDPHRFGEDEDRHDYRAAMEMTAAARDTALAYRFSDEDRFARRSIDLISHWCLDEETRMKPVAKDLWAGPAISLWITIPDFWYAASLLRGHPHWRDGGVDREAEFRSWVRSFVDSIEDPGYFQYNNIWAWRIQTLASAAVYLRDEALFDSALEMWRAERNWRDYRRKGEGIGALRKELNREDGFSYHVYGMKALTMTAEIARHQGIDLYGYNAPTDPADGSTLRKLYRFMLPYLADPDSWRWGLGNNGLVDYERRGFASLYELAYSRWADREFREVVGLVGRPVSDGRLLGCTTLTHGNLFEFDDIEQPVIDG; this is encoded by the coding sequence GTGACAGACGACGACAGGTCGCGCCGACTCACCCGCCGCGCGCTGTTGCACGCCGGCGCGGGGACCGCGGTGGCCCTGGCCGGGTGTTCCTGGTTCAGCGACGACGATCGGGAGCCACCGCCGGTGACGGAGACGCCGGAGACGCCGCCCACGACGGACGGTCGCGGGACACGGACCCGCTCCCCGACCGAACCCGCCTCGCGGTTCGACGGCCACTACGTCTTCGTCTCCGACGAGCAGTTGCGGGGCATCCGGGAGCGCCTCGCCGCGGAGGCGGAACCGTGGCACTCGGGCTACGGGAGCCTCTACGGCTCGGCCGAAGCGGCGCTCTCGATGGACCCCAGAAGCATCGTCGACGACGGCGCGCCGAGGTGGGACGACCCACACCGGTTCGGAGAAGACGAGGACCGCCACGACTACCGCGCCGCGATGGAGATGACGGCAGCGGCCCGCGATACGGCGCTCGCGTACCGCTTCTCCGACGAAGATCGGTTCGCTCGCAGGAGCATCGACCTGATCTCTCACTGGTGTCTCGACGAGGAGACGCGGATGAAACCGGTCGCGAAGGATCTCTGGGCGGGGCCGGCGATCTCCCTGTGGATCACGATCCCGGACTTCTGGTACGCGGCGTCGCTGCTCCGGGGCCACCCGCACTGGCGCGACGGGGGGGTGGACCGGGAGGCCGAGTTCCGGTCCTGGGTCCGTTCGTTCGTCGACTCGATCGAGGACCCCGGCTACTTCCAGTACAACAACATCTGGGCGTGGCGGATACAGACGCTCGCGAGCGCGGCCGTCTACCTCCGCGACGAGGCGCTGTTCGACAGCGCCCTGGAGATGTGGCGCGCCGAGCGCAACTGGAGGGACTACCGCCGGAAGGGCGAGGGGATCGGCGCACTCCGGAAGGAACTGAACCGCGAGGACGGGTTCAGCTACCACGTCTACGGGATGAAGGCGCTGACGATGACCGCCGAGATCGCTCGCCACCAGGGGATCGACCTCTACGGCTACAACGCGCCGACCGATCCGGCCGACGGCTCGACGCTCCGGAAGCTCTATCGGTTCATGCTGCCGTACCTCGCCGACCCCGACAGCTGGCGGTGGGGGCTCGGGAACAACGGGCTCGTGGACTACGAGCGGCGCGGCTTCGCGTCGCTGTACGAACTCGCCTACTCCAGGTGGGCCGACCGGGAGTTCAGGGAGGTGGTCGGGCTCGTCGGCCGACCGGTGTCCGACGGCCGCCTCCTCGGGTGTACGACGCTCACGCACGGGAACCTCTTCGAGTTCGACGACATCGAACAGCCGGTCATCGACGGCTGA
- a CDS encoding NAD-dependent epimerase/dehydratase family protein, which translates to MSRDDWRGEHVLVTGGASFIGSHLVEDLVAAGADVRVADDFSSGTEANLTAVRDEIEVVDVDLKEKRDALDATAGIDTVFHLAADHGGRGYISNYPANCATNMALDNIVFESAVENGVERISFASSACTYPTDIQQDRKRLREDMVSFDERGGAYADETYGWAKLMGERSLMAFEEQYDIDASIVRVFTAYGPRENETHAIVALLAKAYAGQDPFRIWGDGEQTRNFTYVRDITRALRLAAENVTDATPVNAGTAEFISINEVADAIFEELNWEPAERDYMTDKPVGVRHRAADPSRARELLDFEPEYSLQEGIAATVDWYTENRSREYVRDNLETLLHER; encoded by the coding sequence ATGAGCCGCGACGACTGGCGCGGCGAACACGTCCTCGTCACCGGCGGCGCGTCGTTCATCGGCTCGCACCTCGTCGAGGACCTGGTCGCGGCCGGCGCGGACGTCCGGGTCGCCGACGACTTCTCCAGCGGGACGGAGGCGAACCTCACGGCCGTCCGGGACGAGATCGAGGTGGTCGACGTCGACCTCAAGGAGAAGCGCGACGCCCTCGACGCGACGGCGGGTATCGACACCGTCTTCCACCTCGCCGCCGACCACGGCGGGCGCGGGTACATCTCGAACTACCCGGCCAACTGCGCGACGAACATGGCGCTGGACAACATCGTCTTCGAGAGCGCCGTCGAGAACGGCGTCGAGCGCATCTCCTTCGCCTCCAGCGCCTGTACGTACCCGACCGACATCCAGCAGGACCGCAAGCGCCTGCGCGAGGACATGGTGAGTTTCGACGAGCGGGGCGGTGCCTACGCCGACGAGACCTACGGCTGGGCGAAGCTGATGGGCGAGCGGTCGCTGATGGCCTTCGAGGAGCAGTACGACATCGACGCCAGCATCGTCCGCGTCTTCACCGCCTACGGCCCCCGCGAGAACGAGACCCACGCCATCGTCGCGCTGCTGGCGAAGGCCTACGCGGGCCAGGACCCCTTCCGGATCTGGGGCGACGGCGAACAGACGCGGAACTTCACCTACGTCCGGGACATCACGCGGGCGCTGCGGCTGGCCGCGGAGAACGTCACCGACGCGACCCCGGTCAACGCCGGCACCGCCGAGTTCATCTCCATCAACGAGGTCGCCGACGCCATCTTCGAGGAACTGAACTGGGAGCCAGCCGAGCGCGACTACATGACCGACAAGCCGGTCGGCGTCCGACACCGGGCCGCCGACCCGAGCCGTGCCCGCGAGCTGCTCGACTTCGAACCGGAGTACTCGCTGCAGGAGGGCATCGCCGCCACGGTCGACTGGTACACCGAGAACCGGAGCCGCGAGTACGTCCGGGACAACCTCGAGACGCTGCTGCACGAGCGGTGA
- a CDS encoding glycosyltransferase: MSRDLRVCHLVHHLALGGLENQLLRQVRASDDDVSHAVVYFGTDESRREAFEAAGATVARLAEGENASPARQFRPRRLRRLSRTLSRWDADVLHCHTSLYLHVVGRIAGAAADVPVVGTYHNTAENFHPAIRAAERATRPLSEANVAVSKDVERTFAADARRYEPGDPLTRGTYTVYNGIDVDEFRAEVESADDGVRRRHGVDDDALLLLCLGRYSPEKAQDLLIRALADAAGDLPPVHLLLVGWGALESDLRETARSLGLADRVTVTGRVPTVAEYYAAADAFVLPSTTEGLSVTLLEAMAAGLPIVATDVAGTAEAVVDGETGLVVEPESRAALADALCRLGGADLERLGRRGHDRARSTFDIERTVAAYRALYRTATGREPTVEQVEPAD, from the coding sequence GTGTCACGGGACCTCCGCGTCTGTCACCTCGTCCACCACCTCGCGCTCGGGGGACTGGAGAACCAGCTCCTCCGCCAGGTGCGCGCCTCCGACGACGACGTCTCCCACGCCGTCGTGTACTTCGGGACCGACGAGAGTCGCCGCGAGGCGTTCGAGGCGGCCGGTGCGACAGTCGCCCGCCTCGCCGAGGGCGAGAACGCGTCGCCGGCCCGCCAGTTCCGCCCGCGGCGACTGCGGCGGCTGTCGCGGACGCTCTCGCGGTGGGACGCCGACGTGCTCCACTGTCACACCTCCCTGTACCTCCACGTCGTCGGCCGGATCGCCGGGGCCGCCGCCGACGTGCCCGTCGTCGGGACGTACCACAACACCGCCGAGAACTTCCACCCGGCCATCCGGGCCGCCGAACGCGCGACCCGACCGCTGAGCGAAGCGAACGTCGCCGTCTCGAAGGACGTGGAGCGAACCTTCGCCGCGGACGCCCGTCGCTACGAGCCCGGCGACCCGCTCACGCGCGGGACCTACACCGTCTACAACGGCATCGACGTCGACGAGTTCCGCGCGGAGGTCGAGTCGGCCGACGACGGCGTCCGGAGACGTCACGGCGTCGACGACGACGCGCTGCTGCTGCTGTGTCTCGGCCGGTACTCCCCGGAGAAGGCTCAGGACCTCCTGATACGGGCGCTGGCCGACGCCGCCGGGGACCTCCCGCCCGTCCACCTGCTGCTGGTGGGCTGGGGAGCGCTGGAGTCGGACCTCCGCGAGACGGCCCGCTCGCTCGGGCTGGCCGACCGCGTGACCGTCACCGGCCGGGTCCCGACCGTCGCGGAGTACTACGCCGCCGCGGACGCGTTCGTCCTCCCGTCGACCACGGAGGGGCTCTCGGTCACGCTGCTGGAGGCGATGGCCGCCGGCCTGCCGATCGTCGCGACGGACGTGGCCGGGACCGCGGAGGCCGTCGTCGACGGCGAGACGGGTCTCGTGGTCGAGCCGGAGTCGCGGGCAGCGCTGGCGGACGCGCTGTGTCGGCTCGGCGGGGCCGACCTCGAACGGCTGGGGCGGCGCGGGCACGACCGCGCGCGGTCGACGTTCGACATCGAGCGGACGGTCGCGGCCTATCGAGCACTGTATCGGACGGCTACCGGCCGCGAGCCGACCGTCGAACAGGTCGAGCCGGCCGACTGA
- a CDS encoding DUF1616 domain-containing protein, whose amino-acid sequence MDQLDTGGGNRTVVWDLVLVGCLVVATNVAVLVPGVRATALRTVLGVPFLVLLPGYALVSALFPRRNAETPMAEAGKTIDSAERIGFAVGLSVATVGLVGLALSWVGIGVGLLPMLLAVSVVALAALFVAAVRRYRCRSDRRFVPRLPRSRAPSGPSVSGRTNALLNVAVGLAVVVAGVGIALGTTGLAVNGTTVSGLDGERDYTELSVLAENGSGAVTAESYPKTLTRGESESLIVTVGNHERDRTTYTAVVRLQQLGADGETVVARQNLGRFRTTLAVGEEVRQSVRFVPSLAGEDLRLVVLLDRGSADAVSLDTAYRAVHIDVTVTSG is encoded by the coding sequence ATGGACCAGTTGGATACGGGCGGTGGGAACCGGACGGTCGTCTGGGACCTCGTGCTCGTGGGCTGTCTCGTCGTCGCGACGAACGTCGCGGTCCTGGTGCCGGGGGTCCGGGCGACGGCGCTCCGGACGGTCCTCGGCGTCCCGTTTCTCGTCTTGCTCCCGGGATACGCACTGGTGTCGGCGCTGTTCCCCCGGCGGAACGCAGAGACGCCGATGGCGGAGGCGGGCAAGACCATCGACTCGGCCGAACGGATCGGGTTCGCCGTCGGCCTCAGCGTCGCGACGGTCGGACTGGTGGGGCTGGCCCTGAGTTGGGTCGGGATCGGGGTCGGTCTGCTCCCGATGTTGCTCGCCGTCTCGGTGGTCGCGCTGGCGGCCCTGTTCGTCGCCGCCGTCCGCCGGTACCGGTGCCGCTCCGACCGGCGGTTCGTCCCCCGGCTCCCCCGATCTCGCGCTCCGAGCGGGCCGTCGGTGTCGGGTCGGACGAACGCCCTGCTGAACGTCGCCGTCGGCCTCGCGGTCGTCGTGGCCGGTGTCGGCATCGCGCTGGGGACGACGGGACTCGCCGTGAACGGGACGACTGTCTCGGGGCTCGACGGCGAGCGCGACTACACCGAACTGTCGGTGCTCGCCGAGAACGGATCGGGGGCGGTCACCGCGGAGTCCTATCCGAAGACGCTCACACGCGGCGAGTCGGAGTCCCTGATCGTCACGGTCGGGAACCACGAACGGGACCGGACCACGTACACGGCCGTCGTCCGACTCCAGCAGCTGGGGGCGGACGGCGAGACCGTCGTCGCCCGGCAGAACCTCGGTCGCTTCCGGACGACGCTGGCCGTCGGCGAGGAGGTCCGGCAATCCGTCCGGTTCGTACCGTCGCTCGCCGGTGAGGACCTCCGTCTGGTCGTTCTGCTCGACCGCGGGTCGGCAGACGCCGTCTCCCTGGACACCGCCTACCGGGCGGTCCACATCGACGTGACCGTGACGTCGGGGTGA
- a CDS encoding glycosyltransferase, protein MADGIGVVVPAYDPDPTTLVPYLDDLHSVVDPTRVHVELDDPDSDALVERLRETGSTVNCATARRGKGAALTAGFDRLDTARLAFADADGSVPADSLADVVRGLDEAAVSVGSRRHPDATVVSSQSTFRELLGDGFAWAARRTLAPSLYDYQCGAKAVDAGTWDSVRDHLTETGFAWDIELVAVADALGHDIAEVPVTWRDHAESTVDPIATPVELGRTLVELRVDTAGLGPTVTEDHPSGASATDGQS, encoded by the coding sequence ATGGCCGACGGCATCGGAGTCGTGGTCCCGGCCTACGACCCGGACCCGACGACACTCGTTCCGTACCTCGACGACTTGCACAGCGTGGTCGACCCGACGCGCGTTCACGTGGAACTGGACGACCCGGACTCGGACGCGCTGGTCGAGCGGCTCCGGGAGACGGGGTCGACAGTCAACTGTGCGACGGCGCGACGGGGGAAGGGTGCGGCACTCACCGCGGGATTCGATCGTCTCGACACGGCCCGTCTGGCCTTCGCTGACGCCGACGGGAGCGTCCCGGCTGACTCTCTCGCAGACGTCGTCCGCGGCCTCGACGAGGCCGCCGTCAGTGTCGGGTCGCGCCGACACCCGGACGCGACCGTCGTGTCGAGCCAGTCGACGTTCCGGGAACTGCTCGGTGACGGCTTCGCGTGGGCGGCCCGCCGGACGCTCGCTCCCTCGCTGTACGACTACCAGTGCGGCGCGAAGGCCGTCGACGCCGGGACCTGGGACTCGGTCCGCGACCACCTCACCGAGACCGGGTTCGCGTGGGACATCGAGCTCGTCGCGGTCGCGGACGCGCTGGGACACGACATCGCCGAGGTTCCGGTGACCTGGCGGGACCACGCGGAATCGACGGTGGACCCGATCGCGACGCCGGTGGAACTCGGGAGGACGCTCGTCGAGCTCAGGGTCGATACGGCCGGACTGGGACCGACCGTGACCGAGGACCACCCCTCGGGTGCCTCGGCGACGGACGGGCAGAGCTGA
- a CDS encoding glycosyltransferase family 4 protein: protein MTPDAPTGSRRVTVVAPRDPIPVNNGLTERVYQLATHLGRHHEVRLLHPYEPERAATAEGRVPDEQPFDRVALRSRAVGTLEWLLPDYSPLKGVYQFHPWLYPALRDHLTDRRPDAVVVEFPYLVPVVRAAARGLNATLVLSEHNVEYRFAERVGIPLWRLLAAFETSACRLVDAVVTVSDEDRRTLAARVDGANVEFLVAPNGVDVDRYAPAAAARAGDIADRYDLGAPTLVYHGNLANAHNSEAVRELLDEVFPAVRESHPDATLFLVGGNPPETDRPGVVTTGIVDDLPAHLAAADLAVAPIRSGSGTNLKILEYLATGLPVVTTPVGAEGFPLVDGTHARIVDGEESVAEATASLLGDDERRERFAREGRSLATDEFDWSETLRPYDRLLTDAPVPTARH, encoded by the coding sequence ATGACGCCCGACGCGCCGACGGGGAGCCGCCGCGTGACCGTCGTGGCTCCCCGCGACCCGATCCCGGTCAACAACGGTCTCACCGAGCGGGTCTACCAGCTCGCGACGCACCTCGGTCGGCACCACGAGGTGCGGCTCCTCCACCCCTACGAACCGGAGCGAGCCGCGACGGCGGAGGGGCGAGTGCCGGACGAACAGCCGTTCGACCGCGTGGCGCTCCGCTCGCGCGCCGTCGGCACCCTGGAGTGGCTGCTCCCGGACTACTCGCCGCTGAAGGGGGTCTACCAGTTCCACCCGTGGCTGTACCCCGCCCTCAGGGACCACCTGACCGACCGGCGGCCGGACGCCGTCGTCGTGGAGTTCCCGTATCTGGTGCCGGTCGTCCGGGCGGCGGCGCGGGGCCTCAACGCGACGCTGGTCCTCTCGGAGCACAACGTGGAGTACCGGTTCGCCGAGCGCGTCGGGATCCCCCTCTGGCGACTGCTGGCGGCCTTCGAGACCAGCGCCTGCCGACTGGTCGACGCCGTCGTCACCGTCTCGGACGAAGACCGGCGGACCCTCGCTGCCCGCGTCGACGGCGCGAACGTCGAGTTCCTGGTCGCTCCCAACGGCGTCGACGTCGACCGCTACGCGCCCGCCGCCGCCGCTCGTGCCGGTGACATCGCGGACCGGTACGACCTCGGAGCGCCGACGCTCGTCTACCACGGCAACCTCGCGAACGCCCACAACAGCGAGGCCGTGCGGGAACTGCTCGACGAGGTGTTCCCCGCGGTCCGGGAGTCACACCCGGACGCGACGCTGTTCCTCGTCGGCGGGAACCCGCCGGAGACGGACCGGCCGGGCGTGGTCACGACCGGGATCGTCGATGACCTGCCGGCGCACCTGGCGGCGGCCGACCTCGCCGTCGCGCCCATCCGCTCGGGGTCGGGGACGAACCTCAAGATCCTGGAGTACCTCGCCACCGGCCTGCCGGTCGTCACGACGCCGGTCGGCGCGGAGGGGTTCCCGCTGGTCGACGGCACGCACGCCCGGATCGTCGACGGCGAGGAGAGCGTCGCCGAGGCGACGGCATCGCTCCTCGGGGACGACGAACGACGCGAACGGTTCGCTCGCGAGGGCCGGTCGCTCGCGACCGACGAGTTCGACTGGTCGGAGACGCTCCGCCCCTACGACCGGCTGCTGACCGACGCGCCCGTGCCGACGGCGCGTCACTGA
- a CDS encoding sulfatase-like hydrolase/transferase — MERTSRPNVVWVTVDSVRADRTTMGGHHRDTTPNLQRIAADPGGDWFDTCIAQTRWTPASTASMLTGTYLSTHGVGVDSPEVSRLPDSLATMPELLADAGYESLGIATNQYVCSATGMDRGFDEFQFPTVRNLHRTVGLRAVADYARNIRQYGPGLSTDRSLHNISSMVTHKAKQWTAATADAETPVFLYVHYNGTHYPYTPPPAFLEPYAREIGQSVDEVLERSRSIFEDVFDVVAEDLPLSDDDFAAISAAYDAGVAYVDHLVGDLFDHVRERLPGETIVVVTGDHGEAFGEHGWLGHHVLVTDELLHVPMVTHGLPDTAGGTGQPVQHVDFTKTVLAAVGVDDDQLEGVDLASERRDYAVAQRAARDGDRQKLLARNPSFDADRYRWDALNCLHDGRFKYVTGEAGSDLFALPDEETDRAGDYPSVAAAMASELDARMPSFATGGDGQTAAFDDRMRERLADMGYI, encoded by the coding sequence ATGGAACGGACCTCACGGCCGAACGTCGTCTGGGTCACGGTCGACAGCGTCCGGGCCGATCGGACCACGATGGGCGGCCACCACCGCGACACGACGCCGAACCTCCAGCGCATCGCCGCCGACCCCGGCGGCGACTGGTTCGACACCTGCATCGCACAGACGCGCTGGACGCCCGCGTCGACGGCGTCGATGCTGACCGGCACCTACCTCTCGACACACGGCGTCGGCGTCGACTCCCCCGAGGTCAGCCGGCTCCCCGACTCGCTGGCGACGATGCCGGAACTGCTCGCCGACGCGGGGTACGAGTCCCTGGGCATCGCGACGAACCAGTACGTCTGTTCGGCGACCGGGATGGATCGCGGGTTCGACGAGTTCCAGTTCCCCACGGTGCGGAACCTCCACCGGACGGTCGGTCTCCGCGCCGTGGCGGACTACGCCCGCAACATCCGCCAGTACGGGCCGGGCCTCTCGACGGACCGATCGCTGCACAACATCTCCTCGATGGTCACCCACAAGGCCAAGCAGTGGACCGCCGCGACGGCCGACGCGGAGACGCCGGTGTTTCTCTACGTCCACTACAACGGGACCCACTACCCGTACACGCCGCCCCCGGCGTTCCTGGAGCCGTACGCCCGGGAGATCGGCCAGTCCGTCGACGAGGTGCTGGAACGCTCCCGGTCGATCTTCGAGGACGTGTTCGACGTCGTGGCCGAGGACCTGCCGCTGTCGGACGACGACTTCGCGGCCATCTCGGCCGCCTACGACGCGGGGGTCGCCTACGTCGATCACCTCGTCGGCGACCTGTTCGACCACGTCCGGGAGCGACTCCCCGGCGAGACGATCGTCGTCGTCACCGGCGACCACGGCGAGGCGTTCGGCGAGCACGGCTGGCTCGGACACCACGTCCTCGTCACCGACGAACTCCTCCACGTCCCGATGGTGACCCACGGGCTCCCCGACACGGCGGGCGGGACCGGGCAGCCGGTCCAGCACGTCGACTTCACGAAGACGGTGCTGGCGGCCGTCGGGGTCGACGACGACCAGCTCGAAGGGGTCGACCTCGCGAGCGAGCGCCGGGACTACGCCGTCGCACAGCGGGCGGCCCGTGACGGGGACAGGCAGAAGCTGCTGGCCCGGAACCCGTCTTTCGACGCCGACCGCTATCGCTGGGACGCACTGAACTGCCTCCACGACGGCCGGTTCAAGTACGTCACCGGCGAGGCCGGCAGCGACCTGTTCGCGCTGCCCGACGAGGAGACCGATCGGGCCGGCGACTACCCGTCGGTCGCGGCCGCGATGGCGTCGGAGCTCGACGCGCGGATGCCGTCGTTCGCCACCGGCGGCGACGGTCAGACGGCGGCGTTCGACGACCGGATGCGTGAGCGACTGGCCGATATGGGATACATCTGA